In the Hordeum vulgare subsp. vulgare chromosome 7H, MorexV3_pseudomolecules_assembly, whole genome shotgun sequence genome, one interval contains:
- the LOC123411770 gene encoding uncharacterized protein LOC123411770 has protein sequence MQGGCIADIGSCGTGFDSASGSVRTKKFRTKGSELADRKGEKNKAMPRAPSICCSSIDEALSFSSRARCNKRLVLFPSREPRERPAPRRAKLIFKTGSSGALKRAGPLKGRLLCERSSESTRVLRKKGVYNWDAAPLFCWRDRMEFFTKFETKEKIKVSL, from the coding sequence ATGCAAGGAGGATGTATAGCTGATATAGGATCTTGTGGAACTGGATTTGATTCTGCAAGCGGTTCGGTACGAACGAAGAAATTTCGAACAAAAGGATCGGAACTCGCTGATAGGAAAGGAGAGAAAAACAAAGCAATGCCAAGAGCTCCGTCAATCTGCTGTTCATCGATAGACGAAGCTCTCTCTTTTTCATCTCGTGCCAGATGTAACAAAAGATTAGTCCTTTTTCCTTCTCGCGAACCACGGGAGCGCCCAGCGCCCAGAAGAGCAAAGCTCATTTTCAAAACAGGGTCAAGCGGCGCATTAAAAAGGGCTGGCCCATTAAAAGGACGCTTACTTTGCGAACGAAGTTCAGAATCAACAAGGGTTCTCCGAAAGAAGGGAGTGTACAACTGGGACGCAGCCCCACTTTTTTGTTGGAGAGATAGAATGGAGTTCTTCACGAAGTTCGagacaaaggaaaaaatcaaAGTTTCTCTATAG